In Alnus glutinosa chromosome 7, dhAlnGlut1.1, whole genome shotgun sequence, the sequence CTCTTAGCTAATGATCTTAGATTTTATGACATTTGGCTCATCTGTAACGCTAATTATTCCAATttccttttctaattttcttgtGTTCTTTGTTGTAGTTCTTGTTGTTGTCTCAtgattgttatttatttaactaaCTAAGAGAATCGAGTCCCTTCCGCCATTTTCCTGTATTAACCTGCTCTTATATCATATGTtacaaactttaaatttttttttttttaattttatgtaagTTTCTATGATTGGGTTATGATGGAATAGACTGATGAATTGTAATTTAGAATATGGAATTGTAAAGGAGGTAGAATAAATATGGAATGAAAGGACTAGAGAGAAAGGATGATAAAATGCATGAATGGTGGTTGTTTCAAGGACAACGAAccttcaaaggaaaaaaaataataatttaatgacTTCTACTATCATTGCAAGTATTTACTTGGGTTCTCTTTATTCTCAACTACTAACAATTCTCTAACAAACTCCTAACCAATTAACTAACACATTAATTAGGCCTTATCGCATTATTCTTGATCATCATATCAATTATAGAACACAACCCTACTACAAAACACACACTCCTTCCCATTGCTTTTATACGATTAGCCTAAAGATAACACTTTCATTTGCCTTTCATTCGAACAACATCTCAAGGTGAATTCCACCACATGATTGCTCACAATCGTAAGCAACTAAAAACCCTATACCAATAAGATCCTTTCACCGTTTGCACCTCCATAATCCCCGATCACTCCCTCATGGCCATCAGAACTTGAACCTAAGCAACATGATGTCCATATCCCAACATCCCGCCAATCTATGGCCCAAATCACTTTATCAGTTTGTGCTGACCAAGTACTTCTATAAGCCCTTTCTAATCTACAATTTCTAACAAAACCTCATAGCTAATAAAATAGCCTGATTCCCCTACACTTAATTACctgaattgctagcaatttggtAGTTTTATAGAGTTAGGGATTGCAGGACCCACCTGTTCTGGGGAAGGTGTGTGCAACATGAGATAAGTGGGTCCCACAACCCTTCTCTCAATGAATTTGTCCAAATTACTAGCAAGTCAAATATTCTAAGTATAAGAGATCCGTATCCCAACACCATTACTACACACATAGGGTAACCATGTAGTGCAAACTTAAAACTTAGAAATTCAATACCTACATCTACACCCATCAAGATTTGGGGTGTTTGGCCAGGATCCTAGTGCACCATATAATAAACCCTTTTGGAGCGGGCCTTCCTTAGTTATTAAACCGACCCACATTTGATACAAACTTCAGCCAGGCCCATTGGCAACAAAACCTACGAGTCGACTGGACATTGTCAATATCAAGCCAAGCAAGCTTGAGCTAATTTAAGTTGACCAGACCAGAACTATCACGAATAATCATGCACATGGGGCATCAAGTAGAGCTGCATCCACAATATCCTAGCCCCTGCCATCTGTCTGCCACATGGATTACTGACATTTAGAATGGCGGAAGAATGAGCTAAGGGAGTGGGGGTCACATAATTAAATTCTATTAGCCCCAAATCTTCCCCCTCAATCGACTAGGTGTGGAAAACACTCTATAAATGGAAAAGAGTTGGATTGTTGAGAGGTGTGCTCACTTTATCCTTGTCAAACACTCTTACTTTTCCCACTTACTTCCCTTCTCAAAACTCATCACTGACTTAGGTATTAGAGTGACTCCCTATTGGACTACTGGTATATCACTTTAacctttatttaattgtttcttACCTCACAAGTATTGGCGATCCAAGGTTGGGTGTGTGAAAAATTGACATCTCCAATTACaactattagaatattaattaaaaaaattattatttatttaattttttttttttatcaattttaaatttacaagaaaaaatacaattacccccccccccccccccgggaaGTTGCACCGCTTTATTACTcgtctacaattttaaaatgtgcaatgtCCGCCACAAAGTTTAAGAAATTGTCAATGTAACCCACCCCGTTACAATTTTCGTCTTCTCAAAAAAGGCCGACATGCATCATAGGTGGGTTTTTAGGAGATGAAAAGTCTAAAATACCTAAACTTTTCCTcaaagaagggggggggggggggggggggggggggggagggggcgTTATGACCACCCCATTCCAACCAATTGGggccatggggtggtttggccacccctacTCCAAACAAATGGGGATGATCGTAGTCACCCCatgtttttaggaaaaattgacTTTTCATCCCCTAAAAACCCATGTATGGCGCACGTGAGCATTATTCCGACAGAGAAGACGGTAATTGTTAACGGATGGGTTACATTGACAATTTCATAAACTTAGTGGGGGGACATTGCcagttttaaaatatttgaggcAAAATCAAAAAAGCAATGCAACTTCAGGGagggtaaaatgtattttttttccaaattttaaatttgaagacAAATCAATACAAGCGTAGATAATTTAAGTTTACACCCATCTCCAAAATTCGACGTGCTTGATCTCAAATCACTTGTATTTAGGGTTTTAATCGAGTCAAGTCGAACCGAGTATTGAAATttcaaactttattcatttaattttattttgaatacaaGCCGAGCTTGAACTTATCACAAAGTTAGATAATTTGTTCAAGTTtggctcatttatttttcgagTGAACTCTAATTTATTTACAAGCTGCTCAGTTACCTTATTCATTctttatataaagtaaatattatgatttttttcccccttaaaTCCACActaattattgttaagattttatcatttgagttaattaaacaaattaacttgaatattaaataatcccatctcgagtttatatgtatgtatataaaatcaatatgcgcgcacacacacatagTTATACATATACAAACAAACACACTGATCATGTACACACAAATATTACACAAAGATATGATTCttcaccacctaaatatataacttttcaccaccttatctatgtggtaaggtggtccatatatctatatcaagactcacgacaacaataattcaagttatgtCTATTATATTAGGAAGAGAATTCTATTTACTTAAAATGTtctaattacaaaattaaaataatactataaaaattgataaaaatgaaagttaTACTCGTTTataagaattttaaaagttgagctaaatttatatgaatataatttatttaataattaagctTAATTTTGTGTTTACAACTGACTATTTATTAAAATGACCGAGTTCTAGTCAAATTTAGAAGAATGGAGTAATTCATCTACGGCCTACTTATTTGTTACCGTTAGGGATATTTCAGTCATTTCATAGTACTGAGATGAGGGCGGCTGCTTTTAATTTGTGGATGCCGAGTGCACGTGATTGTCTCCTGTTGCGGTCTCGGTTGAAATAGACAGTGATCGAGGGGTATATTTCATAATAATCCCTTTCTCAATTCCCAGAGTTCCCGTAAATTTGGACAACACCGGCCAgttgtttatttctttatttatttctgtttttttttttttttttttttgtattgtccatttattattttggaCGAACATGGCCGTATATAGTTTATGTTCGAATTCATAAGAAGCATCAGGGTTTAGCTATAGTGATTCCATTTCCATCGATCTCTCTCCGTCTCTCtctagaacatatatatatatataccacacaCCGATGGAGAACAATCAGCTGCAGAAGCCTCACGCTATCATGTTTGCCTACCCTCTTCAAGGCCATGTAATCCCCTTCGTCCATCTAGCCTTGAAGCTTGCATCCAAGGGCTTCACCATCACCTTCGTGAACACCCTCTCAATCCACCACCATATAAGAAAATCCCAACCCAGTAGCGCCGACAGTAACATCTTCGCCGGGGCACGTAAATCCGGTCTAGACATACGTTACATGACCATCAGCGACGGTTTTCCACAAGGGTTCGACCGTTCCCTCAACCATGACCAGTTCATGGAAGGTGTTTTACACGTCTTCTCGTCCCACGTCGATGAACTTGTCGGGAAAGTGGTTCACTCCGACCCTCCGGTCACTTGCCTGATTGCAGACACTTTTTTCGTTTGGTCATCAATGATTGCCAACAAGTACAACCTCGTTAATGTTTCTTTCTGGACTGAACCAGTTTTGGTTCTTTCTCTCTACTATCACTTGGACCTCCTTagaaaaaattgtcattttgcTTCTCAAGGTACGTATACTTCTCTCTTCACCTCGatctcttttgttattttttaattttgtaactAAAATAAACAATCTTTCTTTTGgtgattttactttttaatatcATTACTAGATAATCGTAAGGATCCCATCGACTACATACCGGGTGTGAGGACCATCGAACCAACGGACTTGATGTCTTATCTTCAAGCCACCGACAACATATCGACGGTGGTGCACCGTATCATATACAAGGCATTTGAGGATGTAAAAAGAGCGGACTTTATTGTATGTAACACTGTCCAAGAGCTCGAATCCGAGACCATCTCAGCCTTACAACAAAAGCAGCCAATATATGCAATCGGACCAGTTTTCCCAACTGGGTTCGCCACGAGCATGGTGCCTACTAGCCTATGGTCCGAGTCGGACTGCACCCAGTGGCTTCAGACCAGGCCCCATGGATCAGCTTTGTACATCTCGTTTGGAAGTTATGCTCATGTTAGTGAAGAAGATATTGTAGAGATAGCCTATGGGGTTTTAATCAGTGGAGTGAGTTTTATTTGGGTGCTTCGCCCTGATGTTGTGAAATCTGATGAAACTGATTTCCTGCCCGCTGGATTTGAAGATGAGATCAAAGGTAGAGGCTTGATCGTGCCGTGGTGCCATCAGATTGCTGTGATCTCACATCCGACAATCGGAGGGTTCCTAACTCACTGTGGATGGAATTCAATATTGGAAAGCATATGGTGTGGTGTTCCACTGCTGTGTTTCCCTTTGCTGACTGATCAATTCACTAATAGAAAATTGGTGGTGGATGATTGGAGGATCGGACTCAATCTATGTGACAAGAAGCCAATCTGCAGACGGGAGGAAGTTGCAGAAAAAATTAATCTTCTTATGAGTACTGGAGATCAATTAGCTGATGAATTGAGGGTGAATATCAAGGAGCTCAAAGGAACACTAAAGAATACATTGACCACCGATGGATCATCAGAAAAGAATCTCAATCAATTCATCAATGATGTGAAAACAAAAGTACAAAGAAGGTTGGGATGACACATGCATGGGAACACAACGGTCCATGTTCCAATGACGCTTAGCTTTCATTCATTATGTTATCTTTAGATAATGTGTAATCGAATGGAACTCTGACGTCAATATTATCTCTCTCATAATCTACCCACTTGTTCACTAGATAATTCCAGTGGGATCACCTCTGTATTCCTGAGCCCGACATCTAAATAATACTATAGATTTGAGAGCCACATACTGCATGTATCCTGGGTCCATATTTTGGAGCTTATTGAGTGAGCCATTTGTGAAATGTACAAAGACAAATGCATAGTATTGGATGATGCTAGACTTTATTATTGAGTGTTAATTAAGTTAGGATTGACACATGTTTGGTACAGTTCTTGGCACGGCCTGACCGGCGATGGGCTATTTGCAAAATAATAAGAGCGTCAAAAGGTCTCTAGGTGGCTTAAACGGAGACACTGCTCTGATGCCTATGCTACCATGTATTTTTGGAGTGACTGGCAATgagctagggtttttttttaggggaattATGTCTCTTTTACCTTATGCCTTGTGTCCCTTTTACAGAGTTTTTGGTAGCTGAGTCCTTGCATGTAGAACTCTGTGTAGCTATAGAGACAGAATATTgctatcatatcatatatagtCACTGATCTCTTGGGATTTGGTTCTCTCATTGAAGGGGATTCCTCAGTTATTATCCATACAATCTTTGTATTCAAGTGA encodes:
- the LOC133873758 gene encoding UDP-glycosyltransferase 86A1, producing the protein MENNQLQKPHAIMFAYPLQGHVIPFVHLALKLASKGFTITFVNTLSIHHHIRKSQPSSADSNIFAGARKSGLDIRYMTISDGFPQGFDRSLNHDQFMEGVLHVFSSHVDELVGKVVHSDPPVTCLIADTFFVWSSMIANKYNLVNVSFWTEPVLVLSLYYHLDLLRKNCHFASQDNRKDPIDYIPGVRTIEPTDLMSYLQATDNISTVVHRIIYKAFEDVKRADFIVCNTVQELESETISALQQKQPIYAIGPVFPTGFATSMVPTSLWSESDCTQWLQTRPHGSALYISFGSYAHVSEEDIVEIAYGVLISGVSFIWVLRPDVVKSDETDFLPAGFEDEIKGRGLIVPWCHQIAVISHPTIGGFLTHCGWNSILESIWCGVPLLCFPLLTDQFTNRKLVVDDWRIGLNLCDKKPICRREEVAEKINLLMSTGDQLADELRVNIKELKGTLKNTLTTDGSSEKNLNQFINDVKTKVQRRLG